The following proteins come from a genomic window of Canis lupus dingo isolate Sandy chromosome 20, ASM325472v2, whole genome shotgun sequence:
- the TMEM42 gene encoding transmembrane protein 42: MAERPQPPGGAVCPAAYPDAAAEFPPHLQAGAMRRRFWGVFNCMCAGAFGALAAASAKLAFGSEVNVAFRILGIIVMATTNSLMWTFFSRGLSFSMSSAIASVTVTFSNILSSAFLGFVLYGECQKVLWWGGVFLILCGLSLIHRKLPPSEKAPAHKQQ, translated from the exons ATGGCCGAGAGGCCGCAGCCCCCGGGCGGTGCCGTGTGCCCCGCCGCCTACCCCGACGCCGCCGCGGAGTTCCCCCCGCACCTCCAGGCCGGCGCGATGCGGCGCCGCTTCTGGGGCGTGTTCAACTGCATGTGCGCCGGCGCGTTCGGGGCGCTGGCCGCCGCCTCCGCCAAGCTGGCCTTCGGCAGCGAG GTGAACGTGGCCTTCCGCATCTTAGGCATTATCGTGATGGCGACCACCAATTCTCTCATGTGGACGTTCTTTAGCCgcggcctcagtttctccatgtctTCGGCCATTGCATCTGTCACGGTGACTTTTTCAAACATCCTCAGCTCG GCCTTCCTGGGCTTTGTGTTGTATGGAGAGTGCCAGAAGGTCCTGTGGTGGGGAGGCGTGTTCCTCATCCTCTGCGGCCTCAGCCTGATCCACAGGAAGCTGCCACCCAGTGAGAAGGCCCCTGCACACAAGCAGCAGTAG